GCGCGTCAAGGCAGGCGTCTGCGGTGAACCCCTCGTGCTCGCGCAGCCGCTTACTGACCTCGACATCGGAGCGCGGGGTCCAGAAATTATAAAGCTCACGGTTCAACAACACCTTAACGTCATCACGGGTGAAGTTGATGCCGAGCTGATCGGCTTTCTTTTCCCACAGGAGGAACTCGATCGTGTCCCGGTCGGTCCGGCTCGGTGCGTTCGTGAAGTAATGGGTGCCGTCCATTGCCTGACGGTGCGCTTGCAGGTCCATGATTGCCCGAAGCGCACGAGCCGCGTCCTTGTCCTCGGGCTTGGCGGACTGGGATTCGAGCGTGAACGCGACGAGATTTTCGGCATCGCGGAGCATCTGGCGCGGGCTCTTACCCCCGAACAGCGGGCTGTCCAACATTTGCGGGTTGCCGCGGATTAGGCCCATAAGCGATTCGGCTTCGCGAACTTTGGTCATCATCTCGCGGCCGGCTTCGCTCAACTTGCTCTGTTGTTGGTTCGTGTACTCCTGCACGGACCGCGCGGTTTCGTCCGCGGCGAGTGCCATAAAAGTGTTCGCCATTACACGGGTGCGACGGACACGTGTGAGGTCCGTGCTCTTCACGCTGGAGCCGTCGATCTTGCAAACGGCATCACCCCGGCCGCGTGCCCCGAGCCACCGCGCGGCGCGCTCGAAGAAGTCGTTGGCGCCGAACGACAGCGTGAACATGATCATGATGAAGACGGTCAGCACCGCGAACAGCGCCTTTTGGTTCCGTCGGAAAATATTGAACGGATTGTAGGCCATTACTATTCCTCACTTTGCGGCGCCCGTCGGGCGCCGACCGAAGGCCGGGGGGTTGACAGCCTTCGTAGCACTGTACTAAGGGTGATGGGCGCTTTCGGCCCCATCCGACATTCGACCGGTTCATCGATTGTAGTGATTGTGCTTTACGGAACAATTGGAAACGGACCTGCAGTTCGCCCCTCTAATAAGGGGTGATTGTCGCCCACGACAACAGTTGACGGAGTAACCGAGAGTGCCGACTCCCAAGAAAAACGCGGCAACCGATAAGCCCGCGGCTGCCAAGAAGCCTCGCACCAAGAAGGCCGCTGCCCAGTCCCCGGCCGCCGACGCCCCCGATGCGCCCACGAAAGCCGCGCCGAGCGGCCCGCGTGGGAACTACGACCTTGTCGTCGTCGAGTCGCCCGCGAAGGCCAAGACGATCAACAAGTACCTCGGGCCGAACTTCCGGGTGCTGGCGAGCTACGGCCACGTCCGCGACCTCGACACGAAAAAGAAGAAGGGCGAGGACATCGCGGGCATCGACATCACCAACGGGTGGAAGCTCCGCTACACCGTGGACGACGGCAGCAAGGACTCCGGACGTGGCGGGCGCAAGTTCCGGACTGCAAAGGAGATCCTCGCCGAGATCGGGCGCGAAGCGGCGAAGGCCAATCACGTCTATCTGGCGAGCGACCCCGACCGCGAGGGCGAGTCGATCGCGTGGCACATCGCCGACGAACTCAAGCTGCCCGACGAGCGGACGTTCCGAATCCGGTTCAACGAAATCACGAAGAACGCGGTGAACGCCGCGCTCTCGAATGCGGAGAAAATTAACGACCTCCGCGTCGCGGCTCAGGAAGCACGCCGGGCGATGGACCGCGTCGTGGGCTTCCCGCTATCCAACTTGCTCGGCAAGAAGGTCGCGAACAAACTGAGCGCGGGCCGCGTGCAGTCGGTTGCGGTCAAACTGATCGTGGACCGCGAGCGCGAGATCGAGGCATTCAAGACCGAAGAATACTGGAAGATTACCGCGCTGCTTTCGGCACCGGGAGTGAACATCCCGTGGACCGCTGATCCCGCGAAATCCAAGATTTTCGCGAAGAAGAAGACCGAAGTTGCGAAACCGGTCGCGTGGCACAAGCCAACCGAAGAGGACACGCAGGGCGACGACGAACCGGTCGTGGACACCGAAACCAGTGACGTGCCACCCGAACCCGGTGAGGCCGCAGCGCCCGCCGCGACGGACGGCGCCGGCATCCCCGCGCCGCCGAAGGATTCGTTCCTCGCGAACTTGGTGAAGTGGGACAACGCGGAGCCGAAACTCACGAATGAAACCGAAGCGGACGCGGTCGTAGCCGCGCTCGCCGGGGCGCCGTTCGTCGTGACGAAAGTGGAGCAGAAGGACCGGGTCGACCGGCCGCTCGCACCGTTCACCACGAGCACGCTCCAGCAGCAGGCCAACGCTCGCATGAAGTTCAGCGCCAGCCGCACGATGCAGACGGCGCAGAAGCTGTACGAGGGCATCGAGTTGACGGGGATGGGCCAGACGGCGCTCATCACCTACATGCGTACCGACAGCACGCGGGTCTCGAACGACGCGCTCGCGGCGGTGCGCGATTTCATCAAGGCAGACGCGCGACTTGGAACGAACTATCTACCTTCTGCGCCAAACACTTACGCTTCCAATAAGGGTGCGCAGGAGGGCCACGAGGCGATCCGGCCGACGGACGTAACCATCACCCCAGCCCGGGCGCAAGCCGCGGGGTTGGGCGGCGACCAACTCCGGCTCTACGAACTGATCTGGAAGCGGTTCGTCGCGAGTCAGTGCGTGCCCGCGAAGCTCAAAGTGACGACCTACGACATCACCGCGGGACGCGGGCTGTTCCGGGCCAGCGGGCGCGTGATCGCGTTTGACGGCTACCGCCGGGTGCTCCCGCCGGTCGGCAAGCAAGAAGACGCGGAACTCCCGCCGGTGAAAGAAAAGGACGTGCTGAACCGGCTCGACCTGTTCGAGAGCCAGCACTTCACGCAGCCGCCGCCGCGCTTCAACGAAGGCTCGCTCGTGAAGGCGCTCGAAAAGGAAGGCATCGGCCGGCCGAGTACCTACGCGAGCATCATTAGCACGATTCAGAAGCGCGGGTACGTGACGCAGGACCGCGGGCGGTTCTTCGCCACCGAGATCGGGAAAGTGGTGACGGACCTGCTGGTGAAGCACTTCCCGGACATCATGGACCTGAAGTTCACTAGCCACTTCGAGGACGAACTCGACGAGATCGAGACCGGGAAGTTCAAGTACCGGGAAGTCCTCGACGAGTTCTGGGGGAAGTTCTCGCCGACGCTGAAGAAGGCCGACAGCGAGATGCCGGTGGCCCGCGAACTGACCGGCGAAATGTGCCCGAAGTGCGGCAAACCGCTGCAAAAGCGGTACAGCGCCACGACTGGTGGGTTCTTCATCGGGTGTACCGGCTACACCGACGATCCGGCCTGCAAGTACATCCAGCCCCGGCCGGGCGAGGCCGAGCGCGAGGGCCCGACGACGACGGACATCGTGTGTCCGGCGTGCGGCAAGTTCATGATCCGCAAGGTCGGGCGGTTCGGCGTGTTCTATACGTGCGAGGGGGCGCCGGACTGCCCCACGACGATGAACGAGAACGCGGAGGGCGTGCGCACGGTCACCGCGCTCCCGACGAAGCACAAGTGCCCGAAGTGCGAGAAGCACAACCTGCTCCTCAAGGAGAGCAAGGCGGGCAAGAAGTACGTCCAGTGCCCGGACACGAAGTGCAAGTTCATCTCCGACGCGGACGCGGACGGCGCGCCGGTGAAGCCCGCGGACACGGGGATCGCGTGCGAGAAGTGCGGCAGCCCAATGGTCATCAAGGTCGCGTGGCGCGGGCCGTTCCTCTCGTGCAGCGGGTACCCGAAGTGCCGCAACGCGAAGTCGATCAACGCGGAGCTGAAGGAGAAGCTGAAGGACATCCTCCCACCGATGCCCGAGAAGACCGAGAAGAAGAAAGAAGAAATGCCGGCGGTGGAGATCAGCGACACATGCCCCGAGTGCGGGGCGTCGATGAAGCTGATGAAGTCGCGCTTCGGCCCGGGGTACTATCTCGGGTGCTCGAAGTACCCGAAGTGCAAGGGCAAAGGCAAGATGACGCCCGAGCTCCAGGCGAAGATCGATGCCGCAACTGCGGCACAAGCTCCAGCCGCAACGTAGGGCGGTTGGCTTCCCAAAACGTAACGCGACGAGGGCCGGGGACGCGAAACTGATACTTCGCGTCCCCGGCCCTCGTCGCGTTAACTGTCACTTCACGTCGTGTAGAACGACGGCAATCGCGGCCACAGGTACAAGCTGACCATCATGCAACCGGCGACGACGGCCGCGAGTCCGCCGATAAGCATCGAGAACACGGCCAGCGAGTTACCGCCGAACTTCCCGCCGGTCCGCTCGATGGCCCGCATCGCTGCCCCACCCGCGACCGCCGCGCCGATGCCGAGCACGAACGGCAGCACGTAAGCGAGGATCTGCACCGTGTAGTTCACGATCTTCGACCGCTCGGTAGCGGCCAGCACCTTCCGATCGATCCGCTCACCGAACACGCTCGTCTCGCCACTCACCCACTGGCGCTCGACCCACGATCCCGGTTGCGCGGGCAACCCGGCCGCTCCGCGGGCCTCGCGGAGCGGGGCGCCCGCGATGTGCTTTTCGGCGTGCATCGACCCGTAGAACGCCAGGGTGCAGGCGATGACCGCCGTCACGATGCTGAATTTGGCCATGCCGTGAGCCGGCGCGCCGCGTGTCGATCCCGTCACCATCTG
This region of Gemmata massiliana genomic DNA includes:
- the topA gene encoding type I DNA topoisomerase → MPTPKKNAATDKPAAAKKPRTKKAAAQSPAADAPDAPTKAAPSGPRGNYDLVVVESPAKAKTINKYLGPNFRVLASYGHVRDLDTKKKKGEDIAGIDITNGWKLRYTVDDGSKDSGRGGRKFRTAKEILAEIGREAAKANHVYLASDPDREGESIAWHIADELKLPDERTFRIRFNEITKNAVNAALSNAEKINDLRVAAQEARRAMDRVVGFPLSNLLGKKVANKLSAGRVQSVAVKLIVDREREIEAFKTEEYWKITALLSAPGVNIPWTADPAKSKIFAKKKTEVAKPVAWHKPTEEDTQGDDEPVVDTETSDVPPEPGEAAAPAATDGAGIPAPPKDSFLANLVKWDNAEPKLTNETEADAVVAALAGAPFVVTKVEQKDRVDRPLAPFTTSTLQQQANARMKFSASRTMQTAQKLYEGIELTGMGQTALITYMRTDSTRVSNDALAAVRDFIKADARLGTNYLPSAPNTYASNKGAQEGHEAIRPTDVTITPARAQAAGLGGDQLRLYELIWKRFVASQCVPAKLKVTTYDITAGRGLFRASGRVIAFDGYRRVLPPVGKQEDAELPPVKEKDVLNRLDLFESQHFTQPPPRFNEGSLVKALEKEGIGRPSTYASIISTIQKRGYVTQDRGRFFATEIGKVVTDLLVKHFPDIMDLKFTSHFEDELDEIETGKFKYREVLDEFWGKFSPTLKKADSEMPVARELTGEMCPKCGKPLQKRYSATTGGFFIGCTGYTDDPACKYIQPRPGEAEREGPTTTDIVCPACGKFMIRKVGRFGVFYTCEGAPDCPTTMNENAEGVRTVTALPTKHKCPKCEKHNLLLKESKAGKKYVQCPDTKCKFISDADADGAPVKPADTGIACEKCGSPMVIKVAWRGPFLSCSGYPKCRNAKSINAELKEKLKDILPPMPEKTEKKKEEMPAVEISDTCPECGASMKLMKSRFGPGYYLGCSKYPKCKGKGKMTPELQAKIDAATAAQAPAAT